One genomic window of Haloarchaeobius salinus includes the following:
- a CDS encoding Eco57I restriction-modification methylase domain-containing protein encodes MPAARYVRDPEETNRLHRRGTSSDARPYPPTPVPSPITSGGTAHSPVAPVGLDARRREQVDTVIQRLTSDGHEIPAPFSKRELYQTAADVGIEVWKPAVKNRVTERVLDRLSYEWDSASRTFAPVVTDELIEDVQRAAVTISPAFDTKLSESLHKQLQGWCELHGIGSIETGAVQRTVARHAVLSVLLKATVYEWYRCRGVVPPLSDSVQQAFHNARKQTMDRAFDQFVLDHVAELADEDLLEATLAHRDRLLFTPQPTEEIGKLYAELTPSEYRQSLGQFRTPPEIAVTMKSWANRDVDHLLDPGMGAGVLSSTFHPRWSLNTDPTHVDGIERSPLARLMGATALTLGGQLNTPRTHDFLTLDPDELQHDIGGIVCNPPYTSGDALPKEYKEQINADIEQSTGIDVSARSPLYTYFMYHSRSFLSSGDRAAFLTPDSSLTTAYGDSLKQFLLDEFSITALVQFDPKGESVFEDAQVTALVSFLEASSGGNEGVTRFIRVDESIDSSTLRNAVQNGEQGETEWGFINHVPQADLVPGQNWAALFDPCDVDTSELTELGEFVTIHRGKSTGDVTFFCLTQDEVDESGISEKHLSQLIRQPKLVQGYDFRGEDWEKLQAAGEEVWLLDPDKLPGVQKSREDFEKQVLFNADSLPRNSNGEVPNVVSYLQDSVYRTNPLGANVIENRPYWYRPRRQASPRFLVQDAGRDGFTFILNETTARNINNFRGFYDVSLDETELKALLAYLNSNIGQQVIQAQTQPQQGGYEKLSINALNELPVIDPTSLKEPIVATLADLFDELCETARENGDCESVLERLNSLLQQVI; translated from the coding sequence GTGCCCGCAGCGAGGTATGTGAGAGACCCAGAAGAAACTAACCGGCTTCACCGCCGGGGAACCAGTAGCGACGCTCGTCCGTATCCGCCAACCCCTGTCCCGTCCCCGATAACGAGCGGCGGGACAGCCCACTCACCGGTCGCTCCAGTAGGGTTGGACGCACGGCGGCGTGAACAGGTAGACACCGTCATCCAGCGGTTGACGAGCGACGGACACGAGATTCCAGCACCGTTTTCGAAGCGAGAGCTGTACCAGACTGCTGCAGACGTTGGAATCGAGGTGTGGAAACCCGCAGTAAAGAACCGAGTCACCGAGCGTGTACTCGACCGACTCAGCTACGAGTGGGACTCAGCCTCTCGAACCTTCGCACCGGTCGTCACGGATGAACTCATCGAGGACGTTCAACGGGCAGCAGTCACCATCAGTCCAGCATTCGACACGAAACTGTCCGAGTCGCTCCACAAACAACTCCAGGGGTGGTGCGAACTGCACGGGATCGGGTCGATAGAAACAGGGGCAGTACAGAGAACTGTTGCGCGACACGCCGTCCTGAGTGTTCTTCTAAAAGCGACGGTGTACGAGTGGTACCGGTGTCGCGGCGTTGTTCCACCACTCTCCGATTCGGTACAACAGGCGTTTCACAACGCACGGAAGCAGACAATGGACAGAGCGTTCGATCAGTTCGTTCTTGACCACGTCGCGGAACTGGCTGATGAGGACCTCCTGGAAGCTACGTTGGCTCACCGGGATCGATTGCTCTTCACACCCCAGCCAACGGAAGAGATTGGGAAGCTCTACGCGGAGCTGACACCGAGTGAGTATCGACAGTCACTCGGGCAGTTTCGGACACCGCCGGAAATTGCAGTGACGATGAAGTCCTGGGCAAACCGCGATGTCGACCACCTTCTCGACCCTGGAATGGGAGCCGGCGTACTATCCAGCACGTTTCACCCGCGCTGGAGTCTGAACACTGACCCCACGCACGTCGACGGGATCGAACGTAGCCCCCTCGCACGGCTCATGGGCGCGACAGCACTCACGTTGGGTGGACAGCTGAATACGCCGCGAACACACGACTTCCTCACTCTTGATCCAGACGAACTGCAACACGACATCGGCGGGATCGTGTGTAACCCCCCATACACGAGCGGGGACGCGCTCCCGAAAGAGTACAAAGAACAGATCAACGCCGACATAGAGCAATCGACAGGAATCGACGTCAGTGCGCGGTCACCACTCTACACGTACTTCATGTACCACAGTCGGTCGTTCCTATCTTCGGGCGACCGTGCAGCGTTCCTCACGCCGGATAGTTCCCTCACGACGGCCTACGGCGACTCACTCAAACAGTTCCTACTTGACGAGTTTTCCATCACCGCGCTCGTTCAGTTCGACCCAAAAGGCGAGTCGGTCTTCGAGGACGCCCAAGTCACCGCACTCGTTTCCTTCTTAGAAGCAAGTTCTGGTGGTAACGAGGGGGTGACGCGCTTTATTCGCGTGGACGAGTCCATCGATTCGAGTACGCTTCGTAACGCAGTGCAGAATGGGGAGCAGGGTGAGACTGAGTGGGGATTCATCAATCACGTGCCGCAAGCGGATCTCGTACCCGGGCAAAACTGGGCAGCACTATTCGATCCCTGCGACGTAGATACAAGCGAGCTGACTGAGCTCGGCGAGTTCGTCACGATCCACCGCGGGAAGTCCACCGGCGATGTGACCTTTTTCTGCCTGACCCAGGACGAAGTCGACGAGTCCGGAATCTCTGAGAAACACTTGTCTCAACTCATTCGCCAACCAAAGCTCGTCCAGGGGTACGATTTCCGTGGAGAGGATTGGGAGAAATTACAGGCTGCTGGTGAGGAGGTGTGGCTACTAGACCCAGACAAACTACCAGGAGTCCAGAAGTCACGGGAGGACTTCGAGAAGCAAGTGCTATTCAACGCTGACTCGCTCCCAAGGAACAGCAACGGCGAGGTGCCGAACGTCGTTTCGTATCTACAGGATAGCGTCTACCGGACCAATCCGCTCGGAGCGAACGTAATCGAGAACCGCCCGTACTGGTATCGCCCCCGTCGACAAGCCTCGCCTCGGTTCTTGGTGCAAGACGCCGGTCGAGACGGCTTCACGTTCATCCTCAACGAGACAACGGCGAGAAACATCAACAACTTCCGTGGATTCTACGACGTGTCCCTTGATGAAACTGAGCTGAAAGCGTTGCTCGCATACCTGAATAGCAACATCGGACAGCAGGTGATCCAAGCACAGACACAACCGCAGCAAGGCGGCTACGAGAAACTCAGTATTAACGCGCTCAACGAACTCCCCGTTATCGATCCGACATCGCTCAAAGAACCTATCGTGGCGACTCTAGCCGACCTATTCGACGAGTTGTGCGAAACTGCCAGAGAAAATGGCGATTGTGAATCGGTGTTAGAGCGTCTCAACAGTCTGCTCCAGCAAGTGATCTGA
- a CDS encoding ATP-dependent helicase, with product MSDDGDEHPSWFPVPEEDVSPEPQQREIINSDAYPMRVLAGAGTGKTFTMVRKIEHLIDEEDVSPDRILALTFTNNAADSMREKLNAKLGAAGYDIDAYTYHSICNEILTDYAYEAGIDPDFEVATDAEKYAIVLDVLEDIEYRSVKPNVYGSDGYASGAASKLLNFIGSMKRSGITPDDIDAFLGPADRVYELADLSERVEAIASDHLGGRSVSSVLDSLPDARADLVAERDALGTDGIEASARDFLDRIIELCDELEAAFEAHEAGDQALPDNAYKLPKYLLGGYANGAPKGIPDDLDLELTDHLDSFLSDCLTARDLTAGYSAYERELDERNLIDFDGLVVETAALMDSPVGEEIADRWDYVFCDEFQDTDRLQFDLVTSLVTDDNLFVVGDDDQAIYEWRGANVANITDELDRAFAALEDEPLEENFRSRQPILNLANEAIQKLDHRERHKTLQRVDEPEYDGDTVATVELPDDDDADGAIQLRTVVQNLLSGAADTLDEAYDPGDIALLVRKNDHATPVIEEFEDAGIPYQVAGDLATESVGVGTVTAYLKALARPEDEVSWNRVLLMRYRLCDADLRTLNAGDDSLVDTLRETPLDEFEEPDRVAEAREHVTELLAIRDSASLSHLYRELTDITNIEWYLSEQERRDLAQLEDVIEQYGDSAVQPPLTPEFIDSLEHYDSLFDESGSTPTSQPDIADDAVNVMTIHKSKGLDFPVVLIPQVTADEWAPSSRTYDALETGLSDGAEAAFAEDFVERDGRETRRVFHVGITRAEDVLVLQGGTEDDDDAADVHPVSEAVEEILPARIPWQPARGQLPLWTDVQECLPDDAADWTDTLASETVGRIGGTVTHGGDELAVEAARDRVLDLATATLNGDLSPRAERETLQVTSLNGPSTPSPSLSHSYTSLAAYEECPRSHYLDYVVNAFPDYQDATNEARDGVSQREIGLLFHDTAEQAANQTVDRRAEWYEICERLASQRRAEDALPAAKQCIDRYFELDLASYELIDAEREFELDIDGHELVGYIDAVYRTPDDELLVIDYKATERHRDLADDKQLPIYLLACRDLYDEPVARAGYAYVGEIGPTVESRTFSDADLAAVRDDVTASITRIVEFAFGRYTAGDHCQWCQHNQLACAPDSFTVGPGFEE from the coding sequence ATGAGCGACGACGGTGACGAGCATCCGTCGTGGTTCCCAGTTCCGGAAGAGGACGTGTCACCGGAGCCCCAGCAACGGGAGATCATCAACTCCGATGCGTACCCGATGCGTGTGCTCGCCGGGGCGGGGACGGGGAAGACGTTCACGATGGTTCGGAAGATCGAGCACCTCATCGACGAGGAGGACGTGTCCCCCGACCGGATTCTCGCGTTGACGTTCACAAACAACGCTGCGGACTCGATGCGTGAGAAACTCAACGCGAAACTCGGCGCGGCCGGATACGACATCGACGCGTACACGTACCACTCCATCTGTAACGAGATCCTCACCGACTACGCGTACGAAGCTGGGATCGATCCGGATTTCGAGGTCGCCACGGACGCCGAGAAGTACGCCATCGTGCTGGACGTCCTGGAGGACATCGAATACCGGTCTGTGAAACCCAACGTGTACGGGAGCGACGGGTACGCGTCAGGGGCTGCGTCGAAGCTGCTCAATTTCATCGGGTCGATGAAACGTAGCGGCATCACGCCCGACGACATCGACGCGTTCCTCGGCCCTGCTGACCGCGTCTACGAACTCGCCGACCTTTCGGAGCGCGTCGAAGCTATTGCCAGCGACCACCTCGGCGGCCGGTCCGTGTCAAGCGTGCTGGACTCACTTCCAGACGCGCGTGCTGACCTTGTCGCTGAACGCGACGCGCTTGGAACAGACGGCATCGAAGCCAGCGCACGCGACTTCCTCGACCGCATCATCGAGCTTTGCGACGAACTGGAAGCAGCGTTCGAAGCCCACGAGGCGGGCGATCAAGCGTTGCCGGACAACGCGTACAAGCTCCCGAAGTACCTACTAGGGGGGTACGCGAACGGTGCGCCGAAGGGGATTCCGGACGATCTCGACCTCGAACTCACGGACCATCTCGACTCGTTCCTCTCGGACTGTCTCACGGCCCGTGACCTGACGGCGGGCTATTCGGCGTACGAGCGTGAACTCGACGAGCGGAACCTCATCGACTTCGACGGCCTCGTCGTGGAGACGGCCGCACTGATGGACTCGCCGGTTGGCGAGGAAATCGCTGACCGGTGGGACTACGTGTTCTGTGACGAGTTCCAGGACACCGACCGGCTGCAGTTCGACCTCGTCACGTCGCTGGTCACCGACGACAACCTGTTCGTCGTTGGTGACGACGATCAGGCGATCTACGAGTGGCGTGGCGCGAACGTCGCCAACATCACTGATGAACTCGACCGCGCGTTCGCCGCGCTCGAAGATGAACCGTTAGAAGAGAACTTCCGGTCCCGACAGCCGATCCTCAACCTGGCGAACGAAGCAATTCAGAAGCTCGACCACCGCGAACGACACAAGACACTGCAACGCGTCGACGAACCCGAGTACGATGGCGACACCGTCGCCACCGTCGAGCTCCCGGACGATGACGATGCGGACGGCGCGATCCAGCTTCGCACCGTCGTCCAGAATCTTCTGAGCGGCGCAGCAGACACCCTCGACGAGGCGTACGACCCCGGCGACATTGCCCTGCTTGTCCGGAAGAACGACCACGCGACGCCGGTCATCGAGGAGTTCGAGGATGCCGGCATCCCGTACCAGGTTGCTGGTGATCTGGCTACGGAATCAGTCGGCGTCGGCACCGTGACTGCCTACCTGAAGGCGCTCGCGCGGCCCGAAGACGAGGTGAGCTGGAATCGCGTCCTCCTGATGCGGTACCGGCTCTGCGATGCGGATCTCCGTACGCTCAACGCGGGCGACGACTCGCTCGTGGACACGCTCCGCGAGACGCCGCTCGACGAGTTCGAGGAACCCGACCGCGTCGCAGAAGCCCGCGAACACGTCACAGAGCTCCTCGCCATCCGTGACTCGGCGTCGCTCAGTCACCTGTACCGCGAACTCACGGACATCACGAACATCGAGTGGTACCTCAGCGAACAGGAGCGCCGGGATCTCGCCCAGCTGGAGGACGTCATCGAACAGTACGGGGACAGTGCTGTTCAACCACCGCTCACGCCGGAGTTCATCGACTCGCTCGAACACTACGACTCCCTGTTCGACGAGAGCGGCTCGACACCGACGAGTCAGCCGGACATCGCCGACGACGCGGTCAACGTGATGACCATCCACAAGAGCAAAGGCCTGGACTTCCCGGTCGTCCTCATCCCGCAAGTCACGGCCGACGAGTGGGCCCCGAGCTCACGGACCTACGACGCACTCGAAACGGGGCTCTCGGATGGCGCGGAGGCGGCGTTCGCCGAGGACTTCGTCGAGCGTGACGGGCGTGAAACCCGGCGCGTGTTCCACGTCGGAATCACGCGCGCCGAAGACGTCCTTGTCCTCCAGGGCGGTACCGAGGATGACGACGATGCTGCGGACGTGCACCCGGTTTCGGAGGCCGTCGAGGAGATTCTCCCCGCCCGAATCCCGTGGCAGCCAGCGCGCGGGCAGCTCCCGCTCTGGACCGACGTTCAGGAGTGCCTCCCGGATGATGCGGCAGATTGGACAGACACGCTGGCAAGCGAGACTGTCGGGCGCATTGGAGGGACCGTCACTCACGGCGGCGACGAGCTCGCAGTCGAAGCTGCGCGCGACCGCGTGCTAGACCTCGCAACAGCCACCCTCAACGGAGATCTTTCACCGAGAGCCGAGCGAGAGACCCTCCAAGTGACGTCGCTGAACGGCCCGTCGACACCGTCGCCGTCGCTCTCGCACAGCTACACGTCGCTGGCAGCCTACGAGGAATGCCCGCGGAGCCACTACCTGGACTACGTGGTCAACGCATTCCCCGACTATCAGGACGCGACGAATGAAGCCCGGGATGGTGTTTCGCAACGTGAGATCGGGTTGCTGTTCCACGACACGGCAGAGCAAGCCGCGAACCAAACTGTGGACCGGCGTGCGGAGTGGTACGAAATCTGTGAGCGCCTCGCCAGTCAACGCCGAGCCGAGGACGCACTCCCGGCGGCGAAACAGTGTATCGACCGGTACTTCGAGTTAGACCTCGCCAGCTACGAGCTCATCGATGCGGAGCGAGAGTTCGAACTCGACATCGATGGGCACGAACTCGTCGGATACATCGACGCCGTCTACCGGACGCCAGACGATGAGTTGCTCGTCATCGACTACAAGGCCACCGAACGTCACCGCGACCTAGCGGACGACAAGCAACTCCCGATCTACCTGTTGGCATGTCGTGACCTGTACGATGAACCTGTCGCACGTGCAGGATACGCCTATGTCGGTGAGATCGGGCCGACGGTCGAATCCCGAACATTCAGCGACGCTGACCTGGCGGCGGTCAGGGACGACGTGACGGCGTCGATAACCCGTATTGTCGAGTTCGCCTTCGGTCGGTACACTGCTGGTGACCACTGTCAGTGGTGTCAACACAACCAACTGGCCTGCGCGCCGGATTCGTTCACGGTCGGTCCCGGATTCGAAGAGTGA
- a CDS encoding TROVE domain-containing protein, whose translation MEFNKPKQTVAEATRTTNYEGGEAFDPADPRLALYKRTINQLLEGSFYETDDEQLAAVVRRFDAAADEDPEFVLKLAAYARQELYLRDIPQVLLVLAANDDRFKDDSPESLIREWAPAIIQRMDETATALAIHDQLFGGTAPWPLRRGIEDALVSMADAYTLGKYELSRREVTLHDVFNRVHPKPVDADQEVLFEEFMRGDLDDYPDVEPLPSPNTWETVISERGNTQDAWETLLEDDEYTLPIFASIRNLRNMLEAGVDEDTVVGHLDLEAVRYAPLYPFRYYQAYTALQNADVQAPAVEQWLEDAIDVAVETVPDGLGDTFVAVDLSGSMDMALSTNSTLRLKEIGALFGAILADQGAEVGGFGDDFQTVPMHVNTPVLQRQGAVLAIDEDVGNSTNGWKALEYLRDRGEPVERIVVFTDMQIWDSTPFTARDTQTVKAAFDAYRDEVSSDTALYLVDLASYGDLVTPEGYENVYNVSGWSENVLSFIEHAENPKQVIDEIEAFEPA comes from the coding sequence ATGGAATTCAACAAGCCAAAGCAAACGGTCGCGGAGGCGACGCGAACCACCAACTACGAAGGTGGGGAAGCGTTCGACCCTGCCGACCCTCGACTCGCACTGTACAAGCGCACGATCAACCAACTGCTGGAGGGCTCGTTCTACGAAACCGATGACGAGCAACTCGCTGCTGTCGTCCGGCGGTTCGACGCCGCGGCAGACGAGGATCCGGAGTTCGTCCTGAAGCTCGCCGCGTACGCGCGCCAGGAACTCTACCTGCGGGACATTCCACAGGTCCTGCTCGTACTGGCAGCCAACGACGACCGGTTCAAGGATGACTCACCCGAGTCACTCATCCGCGAGTGGGCACCGGCGATCATCCAGCGGATGGATGAAACGGCGACCGCCCTCGCTATCCACGACCAGTTGTTCGGCGGGACTGCCCCGTGGCCGCTTCGACGCGGCATCGAAGACGCGCTCGTTTCGATGGCGGACGCCTACACGCTGGGCAAATACGAGCTGTCGCGGCGTGAGGTAACGCTGCACGACGTGTTCAATCGCGTCCACCCGAAGCCGGTCGACGCCGACCAGGAGGTGCTATTCGAGGAGTTCATGCGCGGCGACCTCGACGACTATCCCGACGTCGAACCGTTGCCATCGCCCAACACCTGGGAAACCGTCATCTCCGAGCGCGGCAACACTCAGGACGCTTGGGAGACGCTCCTCGAAGACGACGAATACACGCTGCCGATCTTCGCGTCGATCCGGAACCTCCGGAACATGCTCGAAGCCGGCGTCGACGAGGACACCGTCGTAGGGCACCTTGACTTGGAAGCAGTCCGGTACGCGCCGCTGTACCCGTTCCGGTACTACCAGGCGTACACCGCGCTCCAGAATGCTGACGTCCAAGCACCAGCGGTCGAGCAGTGGCTGGAGGACGCAATCGACGTCGCTGTCGAGACGGTGCCTGACGGACTCGGAGACACGTTCGTCGCCGTGGACCTCTCAGGGTCGATGGACATGGCGCTATCCACGAACAGCACGCTCAGGCTGAAGGAAATCGGTGCGTTGTTCGGTGCGATCCTGGCCGACCAAGGTGCCGAGGTTGGCGGGTTCGGTGACGACTTCCAGACCGTTCCGATGCACGTGAACACGCCAGTACTGCAGCGTCAAGGTGCGGTACTGGCCATCGACGAGGACGTCGGGAACTCGACGAACGGCTGGAAGGCACTGGAGTACCTCCGCGACCGAGGCGAGCCGGTCGAGCGTATCGTCGTCTTCACCGACATGCAGATTTGGGACAGCACGCCATTCACAGCACGCGATACCCAGACGGTCAAGGCGGCGTTCGACGCGTATCGGGACGAGGTCTCCTCGGACACCGCATTGTATCTCGTCGATCTCGCGTCCTACGGCGACCTCGTGACGCCGGAGGGATACGAGAACGTCTACAACGTTTCCGGCTGGTCGGAGAACGTCCTCTCGTTCATCGAACACGCCGAAAATCCGAAGCAGGTCATCGATGAAATCGAGGCCTTCGAACCTGCATAG
- a CDS encoding winged helix-turn-helix domain-containing protein produces the protein MLTNAGLELIDALHDGREATVHELADETGLSTSQIYRTANELRTKGLIGESREHHNQRLLRVTGHPVIEAYRGLVSKLGHVEWADLLSPATVRICWFLDGPRRATTIADRLDITRQAVHHALDPLKHRAMLAPSGPEYAFVPGLQPLHDFAEAVILHEHRTRVRRLAPSATVEWFDPERALVHVHTKDDTAALEAADEWEMTGLARFAAFDLQFFLAGEPAFWYAPDEPLTPAQVVCHSLVNDTGSRRVSYALLLIEHVQIDEEELRNTATWYGLESTVSDLYAFLKDGVEKRSGGDTVLPNPTEYESLKSQYGVT, from the coding sequence GTGCTTACAAACGCGGGACTCGAACTCATCGACGCCCTTCACGATGGGCGTGAAGCGACCGTGCACGAGCTCGCAGACGAAACTGGACTCAGCACTTCGCAGATCTACCGAACGGCCAACGAGTTACGCACCAAAGGGCTCATTGGCGAGTCCAGGGAGCACCACAATCAGCGGCTTCTACGCGTTACTGGCCACCCCGTGATCGAAGCGTACCGAGGCCTGGTCTCTAAACTGGGGCACGTCGAGTGGGCCGATTTGCTCTCACCGGCAACAGTACGCATTTGCTGGTTTCTGGATGGACCTCGACGCGCAACGACAATCGCAGATCGACTTGACATCACTCGACAGGCGGTCCACCACGCGTTGGACCCGTTGAAACATCGCGCGATGCTCGCCCCATCCGGGCCGGAATATGCGTTCGTCCCCGGCCTACAACCGTTACACGACTTCGCAGAAGCTGTTATCCTGCACGAGCACCGCACCCGTGTCCGGCGTCTCGCGCCAAGTGCCACAGTCGAGTGGTTCGATCCCGAGCGGGCACTCGTCCACGTCCACACCAAAGACGATACCGCGGCTCTCGAAGCCGCTGACGAGTGGGAGATGACTGGACTTGCGCGGTTCGCCGCATTCGACCTGCAGTTCTTCTTGGCAGGTGAACCGGCGTTTTGGTACGCACCGGACGAGCCCCTCACTCCTGCCCAAGTTGTCTGTCACAGTCTCGTGAACGACACTGGGTCGAGGCGAGTGAGCTACGCGCTCCTCCTCATCGAGCACGTACAAATCGACGAGGAAGAGCTACGCAATACCGCAACATGGTACGGTTTGGAATCCACAGTCTCGGACCTCTATGCGTTTCTCAAGGACGGAGTCGAGAAGCGGAGTGGTGGCGACACAGTGCTTCCGAATCCTACCGAGTATGAGTCGTTGAAGTCACAGTACGGAGTCACGTAG
- a CDS encoding RecB family exonuclease, protein MSQESLSPSALATYATCPRLYDYREVQDVNAPDRTELYLNQGTIYHETIEDVCEATDRDDDPADIHDRAMRIFDAKWEEHSTADDYESAAHQEYQRAENRAAIESFFAPDGGVGIDHARRSIATECWVECEVDGRGLHGKADNVIRTDDGLHIFDYKRKTRGMLSDGTAEYLGEHLDGEAHEPKRVRNAFQTAAYIEGVKNEPFYEDGMEVRFSFYGLLNSTSFESTPTGYDVSARGWGRETTEIYDDHYDTIWALIRDAHDGITGETFEPEPFELINEEACPDCDYREMCADRLSTEVRR, encoded by the coding sequence ATGAGCCAGGAGTCGCTCTCACCGTCGGCGTTAGCCACGTACGCGACGTGTCCACGACTGTACGACTACAGAGAAGTTCAAGACGTGAACGCACCGGACCGAACCGAACTCTACCTCAACCAGGGGACGATTTACCACGAGACAATCGAGGACGTGTGTGAGGCGACCGACCGCGACGACGACCCGGCAGATATTCACGACCGGGCGATGCGGATTTTCGATGCGAAGTGGGAGGAGCACAGCACCGCGGATGATTACGAATCTGCTGCGCACCAGGAGTACCAGCGTGCTGAGAACCGGGCTGCTATCGAGTCGTTCTTCGCGCCCGATGGCGGTGTCGGCATCGACCACGCCCGTCGCTCAATCGCCACCGAGTGCTGGGTAGAGTGCGAAGTAGATGGGCGAGGACTCCACGGGAAAGCAGACAACGTCATCCGGACGGACGACGGCCTGCACATCTTCGACTACAAGCGGAAAACACGCGGGATGCTCTCCGACGGGACAGCTGAGTATCTCGGCGAGCATCTCGACGGGGAGGCCCACGAGCCGAAGCGTGTGCGGAATGCGTTCCAGACGGCAGCGTACATCGAGGGCGTGAAGAACGAACCGTTCTACGAGGACGGGATGGAGGTCCGGTTCAGTTTCTACGGTCTCCTCAACAGCACGTCGTTCGAGAGTACCCCTACCGGGTACGATGTGTCTGCCCGCGGGTGGGGTCGGGAAACGACTGAGATTTACGACGACCACTATGACACGATCTGGGCGCTCATACGGGATGCACACGACGGCATCACGGGCGAGACCTTCGAGCCGGAGCCGTTCGAGCTCATCAACGAGGAGGCGTGCCCGGACTGTGACTATCGAGAGATGTGTGCGGACCGCTTGTCGACGGAGGTGCGCCGATGA